From Onychostoma macrolepis isolate SWU-2019 chromosome 19, ASM1243209v1, whole genome shotgun sequence, a single genomic window includes:
- the marcksl1b gene encoding MARCKS-related protein 1-B encodes MGSQASKGGVAVEGKAADADPAAVKTNGQENGHVKTNGDVSAKAEGDAATTNGSAEAAKESEAGAGDAIEPAPAAEGEAAKPEGEATKETPKKKKKKFSLKNSFKFKGISLKKNKKSAEVKEEAAAEAAPAAEEKPEENGAAAEEKKEEEAKAEETPAPAETPKAEEPAAKAEEPAAPKEEAAAPAAEPTKPTEETSSTPAPSEQKE; translated from the exons ATGGGATCCCAGGCATCAAAGGGAGGAGTGGCTGTGGAGGGGAAAGCCGCCGATGCTGACCCGGCTGCCGTCAAGACTAACGGACAG GAGAACGGCCACGTTAAGACCAACGGCGATGTCTCTGCCAAAGCAGAAGGAGATGCCGCCACCACCAACGGTTCTGCAGAGGCAGCCAAGGAATCTGAGGCTGGAGCTGGCGATGCCATCGAACCCGCGCCTGCCGCTGAGGGAGAGGCTGCTAAACCCGAGGGTGAGGCCACCAAGGAGACCcccaagaagaagaagaagaagttcTCCCTGAAGAACTCCTTCAAATTCAAGGGCATCTCGCTGAAGAAGAACAAGAAGAGCGCCGAGGTGAAGGAAGAAGCCGCCGCTGAGGCCGCTCCGGCCGCCGAAGAGAAGCCCGAGGAGAACGGGGCGGCTGCTGAGGAGAAAAAGGAGGAGGAGGCCAAGGCTGAGGAGACACCCGCCCCTGCTGAGACCCCCAAGGCCGAGGAACCCGCCGCCAAGGCTGAGGAACCTGCTGCCCCCAAGGAAGAGGCTGCTGCACCTGCTGCAGAGCCCACAAAACCAACAGAGGAGACCAGCTCAACACCTGCACCATCCGAACAGAAGGAGTGA